Genomic window (Primulina eburnea isolate SZY01 chromosome 8, ASM2296580v1, whole genome shotgun sequence):
gacataaaaatgcatgTATATATTGGCCAGAGAGAGTAAGTATTAAGTCAGTCACCTTCCTATTACTAATTCGAACCCTAATATctaatgtatttttatatataattttgaattaCACAGAAAGATTATTAATTGGTTACGATGGGTTGAATTATCTTTGATTGTTAAATtgagaaattatttttttgtggATGATTGAATTTTGTATATTGTGCTATTTAGGACTTTATTATTATATGTGTAGCTCAGTGGTTGTACAAAATTATTTCTCCGCTGGATTCAaatttcttattattattattggagAATGAAATGgccaattttaaaattttaaatctttttattttaaaggcaGAGAGTCATCATATCTCTATGGGGTATGTTACaagaaatccaaaaaaaaaaaaattcaaaaatcgtTTATTGGATGCGGTTTACTATTTTTTTAagagtaggtatcttgtgagacggtctcacgaatttttatctatgagacgggtcaactctaccgatattcacaataaaaagtaatatcgttagtctaaaaagtaatattttttcatggatgacccaaatagagACCTGTCTAagaaaatacgacccgtgagaccgtctcacacaagtttttgtcatttttaaaAGGGAAAATtgcaataaaatatatatgaatgaattataaatttatgTTCGAGTCCAAATAGGGGTGTAACCGAAGTGAACCGAATTGAGTCGtaaatgaataaaatttaaagGCTCGAATTAGTTTTATTCAAGTTCGAGTTcgaaaaacttaatatttttcgAACTGATTTAATTCGTTTACACGCCTAATCCCAATCCCAAACAAATCTGGTTTCTTTGTTTTAGATCATCATCAACTACACTCAATTTCCAAGATCATCTAATCATGAACCATTAAAACATTACTTAAAGTAGCAAGACAGATATAAAAAGAACTCAAGAAAGATGCATAACATACTGTATAATCCATTATTgcatatatttattaataaaaactcaatctttttattttccatcTATTTTCTTTCGTCGTTTTTCCCCTGCAAAATTGTGTACGAGGATTTAGGTTGTCTACTAGTCTTTAGTCAAAACCATTTCCATTGTATGACTTGACAACATTTTCGAACCCCCACACTGCCCCCACCACCCACCAAAACACAATGTAAAATCAGGCCCCCACCACCATAAATACACGGCCACGGGCTAACTTCCATTTTCCTCCTCCCTTTTTCCTTCCCAAGCTTCCATTTTTCGTATAATACCAGGCACTTTCCGGCTCCATCTTACCCATTTCACTGCACCAAATACTGACACCGAAACAATGAACCAAGAATACCGGCGTTTTTTTGTAGGTGGTGACGACGTGAGGCCCACCAGAAACTCCATAGCCACTTCATTCACGCACCTTTTTACAAGAACAGCCACCGATTCTGACCAGCATAGGATCTTGGTGGATAATGAACTAGAAATCTACATTATTGATGATGATGGTATTGGTGAGGATGATGATTTAGCAGCTCAAAATAGTAGGGATTATGGCCACTCAAAACCCTTTCTGTTTCTTGATATGGTGTGGAATTTGGCATTTGTTCTGGTCTCTGTCTTTGTGATCTTAACCACCATTCAAGAGAGGCCCTGCACTCCTTTGAGGTTGTGGATTAGTGGGTATGCTTTGCAATGCATTCTGCACATGGGGTTTGTGTGGGCTGAGTACCAAAGGCGGAGCATTGATGATGATTTTGGAGGTTTTCAAGATTTTCATTTTTATGGGATGTTCCCTTTCACTTCTCTCCGTCACAACAGGTAAAATTTTAgttcaatatttttattttttttagctcAAGGCAAGTTTGGGGATATAAATTGACGACGACTTCTTGGTTTTATGTAGTAATGATTTTTTTGACTCTTTCTTATTTATTGGATTAAGAGTTTGTTGATGTTTTGTTATCCCTGATGCAATCATGAAAATGGTAGAGACCtatattgagttatttttgCGATTGTTATGTAAAGTTTGTGGTATTATTATAGATGAAtgacatttaaaatttaaatatcttaATCGTTGACTATATGGCAAGGCATATAATAAGTGGACATATGATCAATTTATAACCTCCATATTTAGCTCTGACGAAGTGAATAGAGTGGAAGCCCGTGTATAGAATTTGTTTCGGGTCGGTTTGTGGTGTGGAGGGATTATTCTCAAAACAGATTAAGGTTGGAATTCTTGTAAATTTTTCTGTGTGCAGTTTTAGAGAAAAAATCTTGTGATGGATGTGTACAGTAAAATGAGACTGGACCAAATACAACACGATCATATCACCAAATCGGTATGGAGTAGCATCCGCCTAACGAAATTTggtaataatttttctgatgtGGTTTAGGATAATTAAGAGAAGTTCGTTTCATGTCAGAATCGACTTGACTGAATTGAGTTTGTAgttgagataaaaattttaagctgGTGTGCTGTTGAACAAGGAACAGATGGACATGAAGGTAGCTCCAAAATGGTTTAAGTGTCACCCGTGCAGGGAAAAATTTGCTGGAACTCAGGGTCTAGCTATTTTAAGCGAAGGTCCTACCAATTTGATGGAGCTAAATTTGTCGATGAAGAGAAACATTCAAATGACATGCCTTTGGAAATGGATGTGATCGATGAAGAGAAACAATCAATATGAACAACTAATCCCAAATCCTTTCTTCAATCAATGAATAGTTCTAAAGTTtagagtgagtgtgtgtgtgagagagagagGCAGGGGGGGAGGGATTCAACTCCTTTTGGCCTAACTGAAGTGTGAAGCTTTTAACGATAAAAAATTGTGTGTTAAAGGCAAGTTTATGGCCAACAAACAATCAAATCGATATATACTTTTGACTTCAGGAACGTTTTAGTTGCTACAGAATATTTTCTTCATTCCCTTTGTCTCCCCCTACATCTCGTTTTGAAGATAACTGAAGCCACAAAAGTAAGTGAATACAGAAACAAGCCCGtggatattgttcttgtcatgCACTAGTCTCTCTAGAGTGGGGCAGACAGTGAGATTATGCACAATGAGCTTGTtagaataattataataaataccAAGATGAAATTCTGAAGTACATTCCTAAACCGATTATTCTTCCGGGTTCGAGGCTTCAGCGATGAGTATGCTATTCTACttcaattaatttatcattataGTCATGTTGGCCAAGGGGAAGCAAATTTATTGGAGGACAGTGCATATTTAGAATTATTTTTTCCACAGGATAATCCAAAAGTTGGAGTCCGTCAGTACTGTTCTTTCATCAATCTGGTGGGTCTTTGGATTCTATTGGATAGTCATGGGAGGCCAGCTGCTTCTGCAAGATTCTCCCCGTTTATACTGGTAATTACCATACTTGTACATTTcgcaaataaaaaaattgtgcCTGAAATTTTTAAGATATTGAACGCCCTGTGAAATGGATGCTCTAAACTGCAGGCTGCTGGTGGTGTTTTTAGCGTTCGACATATTCTTTCTGATCTTCTGCATTGCGGTGGCTTGTATTGTTTTTCTGGTACTGTTTTGTTGCTTTCCGATCTTAGCTGCAGTTGCATACACAATGACTATTGGCGACGGGGCCTCAGAAAATGATATCAGATCTCTTCCGAAATATTTATATAGCCACCAAAATCACACATTCGAAAATGAAAGGAAACAAGTTCAGTTAACGCCACTGTCAAGCCATAGCAATTCTATGGCTGAGCTTGTTCTTCCTCTTGAGGATTCTGTAAGTATCTCTCCTCTTCCAAGCTTTCCCCAAACGaaacaaatttcaaattttatctAAAATTctttataaaaatacaaatttcctCCCTcttgataaaattcaaaaccCCAATGCTAGAAAAGCAACAACTATCCTTACTGTCTTGTGTGATTGTCCATtggtaaaataatataaatgacTCTGAAGTTGCTTTATTACTTGAAAGATTTGAGTTTCCTTCACTACAAAATATAACTTTCGGTATATTGGCAAAGGCTCGTTCATATCACTAAGATCATTTATCCGATTATCATGAATTACAATTGGAACAATCGTTTAATGCTCTGAGTATCCAATGCCCTATGTTGTGAGCTTTGTTTTTATTCATAATTAGTCGTTGAATTCATATTATAGCCGATCACATAAACCTTGTTTTTATCATTTCGTGAGGCATTAATCACTCATTATACCAAATGTGTGACTATTTTTACTATGTAGGAATGCTGCATATGCCTGTACAAATATATTGATGGGGTGGAGTTATGTTCACTTCCCTGCAACCATCATTTCCACCATAAATGCATTGCGAAATGGCTTCGTATCAACGCAACGTGCCCTCTCTGCAAACTTAACATTCTACGGGGCGATTTGTTGGTCTGACCGGTTCCAAATTTGATTCCGAATAGTTGTTACCACAGCAGAAAATGATCAAGAACAATTGGCGATTTGCCTCTTTTTCTTGCAAAATGTACAGTTCAGACGCAAATGCAAATCATCTTCAACAGAATCTAACTCGAGGGTTTTCTTGTATTTGTCCTTTTAGATGTATGACTGAGTGGGATGTTGTACTTGACTTTAATATGTAGCTTTATTTTGATATATCAGAAGTGGTATTTTAGCCAATACTTTAGAATGGTTGATGCTGACTCGGGAGGATCATCATTATAGTCCATAGATTATTCTAAGCGGACATTCCTCCTTCCATAGGCATAGATATAATGGATCTAACTGGAGACAATTCTTGAACAATCATATTTATATACCAATTTATACAAGTTTTGTATTTTCTTCAACtgaattattaaatttcaaGATGTACATAACGTTCTAAAGATGCAAATGAGTCGGGTTGGTTCGCCAATTTTTCGAAATATCAATTGATTTGCaatttaaatattgaaattttACATTGAGCTTGAATATATTCAAAAACTATGTTTATTAAGAATGTAAGCTGTTTGTGAGTATTATATTTATTAGTATTtcataaatatatttgaaatcaaataGTAACAAGTAGAAGCCGTGGTTTAGCAGTCTTAAAAAAATAAGATGATGAAATTTGAAACAACTGAGACGAAATCTAATGAATTCTAGCTTCAAGGTGTGTAATGGTTCAACTGTTGAATTCGATCTGATCCACTACTAAAATAGAGAATTTCACCCTGTTAGAACTTGTGACAAGAAATAAGATAGGATGAGCATAAATTTTATCTCTCAAAAACAGCAGAACTCACatttaaaaatagtttataCCGATAAATCTTTGCAGGAAAAAACAATGGGGATAAAATCCATTTAATGAAACGGGAAAAAAACAGCTGAATTCAGTTTCCAAACAAAAAAACAGCCGTATTCCATCCATAAGTAGCTTTAGAAGGTGAAATGGTATTTAGTCTATTGATGCACtataataaacaaaaataaatttggTGTCACAAACTGATGAAACGCGATTATACAGAAAGCAAACAATAATGAAAGAAACTGCAAGTTATCTAGAGATGAAGTTTACACATTCTTGTTTTTCTTCAACTTTGAAGGTGGCCATCGTCCCATCTTCCTCAAATGGCGTTTTCTCAGAAGCCTCTTTCTCCTTAATCTGATCTTCTTTGCAATTTTCATTTTCATCTTCTGCTCGAGATTCATCTGGATCTTGGATTCCAAAGGGAGATTCTCAACAGGCACAGTTTCATTTGTGTCAGAATGAGTAGGAGAATCTGGAGCACTGGCTCCGGTTCCATCAACATCAGAAGATGCCTTAACAATCAATGCACCTCTGCTTTTTGAGACAAGAGATGCTCGAATCGTATATCCAACAGATGGTTTTGGATGCTTAGCGATGAAGTTATTGCCGAAACAGAAGACTAGAAACAGAAAAACCAATGCTAAAATAAACAAATTCATGGGGAGACTAAGAGCGAGTTTGGATACAAAAATACTTGGTTTAAAAAGTATATTATTAAACAaggtttttaaaagaaaatagaagGGATTCTATGTTTAAAGACTACTTTTCTGGCTTGTGGCTTTTCAAGAGTTTTtccattttttaataaatacaaACAAAAACATTCTTTTAGAAAAACACCCTTTTTTTCTAAATAAGCTTCACGGTCCAGACGTTTTCTTCGAGGTTACAAGAATTACACATGAAATTTAACTACATTTTCATTTGAAGAGTGTAACATTCCCTGCTTGAACCCAGCTCTGCATCCTCCTTCGAGGTTATAAAATTACATGTGAGATTTAACCACCTTTCATTTGAAGGGTGTAACATTCCCCTATCAACCTTGCTTAACATCACAACTAAGCAACCTGTAATATATCTCCAACTCCAATCAGGCAAGCACTTGTTTCCATAGCTAAAAACCAGTTACAATTAGTTTCTGAACAAATCTAAAAGTCTCGTTAAGGTTTGCATACAACAGTACAGCCAATCCAAGTTAGGATTCAGAACAGATTATAAGTTCAAGTGCCTTTAACACAGACCTATCTGTAAAGATGTGGTCTATATGCTCCACATTGtccaaatttaatcattttaaacAGGAAAATTGCATGGTTGTACTAGAAAATACAAGGAAAAAGTCATTTTTTTGTCAATCTTGTTCAGAGCCCAGAATTCAAAAACAGAAGGGAAACAAAGAAGAAGCCACACATACCACAAATATTCCAtttctttttattgtaaataattTGCAGAAGAACGACGCGCAAGAACCACACACTAGACGCGAAAAACAAAACCCAGAAACCATGAACAAGAAACCGCAATTTGAAAAGAAATTCTACTTATAAATCATAAACCTATAAACCTAAAttcaatatatattaataaaaattcatttCTTCAAGCAGTAAGATTCAGGTGGGGGAAAGCATTATCGTACAAATTATTAATGTACAATGCATTAACAAACTTACAAGGGTGAGCAACTGGTGCAGATGTCGTAGATGAAGAATACGTAGGACAGAAGAGAGGAGTGGTGAAGAGGAGAGCCATTTCACCTTCGCCACTGTTTCTCTTTCTCGCCGAGTTTTGGATAAGCAATTTTACAgtcttattatttttaataaattgatATTCATTATTTATCAGCTTTTATTCGAAACATAATTATCTCATcgattaattttataaaatgatttttttaatttaataaaaaaatataaaattttattttaatttaaaatataaatcagaTTTATTCctcacataaaaataaatatttgataataCAAACTCGACATTGGGTTCTATAAACCTCCCATTCAGAGCTCGGTTTTCCAATCAAAAAGTGGTGGAAATTTCTCTGGTCAATGTCGGTGCTGTCTAAAGTCCGTATTTTTTGGTGGCGAGCTATCTCAAATATCATTCCGACACAAGCGAATCTGATGGCGCACCATGTTCCTCTCTCGGCTTCCTGTCAATTATGACACCATCATATAGACTCCACTTGCCATGCTCTCTTTTGGTGTCCGGTGGCAAAAAGAAGTTGGAAGGCTTCGGTGTTCATGACGACTCTGAAGCAATTTCAATGTTTgtattttattgatattttctTGCGGATGAAATATGTGCTTAATAAAACCAATCTTGAGACTTTTGTGATGATAACATGGGCTGTTTGTCAAGTCAGAATTCGTCTTCTACATGACAAGGGCTTCAGGACATATCGATTGGATGTTGAATGGAGTGAAACGTTGCTTCGAGATCATCAGTCAACTCAAGAATCACTGAATACAGGCAACAAGCAAAACCTGATAATTCCATCTGCACATTGGAAGAGACAGATGGATCAAAGGCGATTGGAAGTGGATTCTGCGGTTAATGAGGCTACTGATAATTACTCAATCGGTGGGATAGTGTGAGACCACGAGGGACACATGCTGATAGCCTTTGGGAGAAAAATTTCCAAGCCATTATCGGTGGTCCATGGGGAATTGGTGGCTATTCGAGAAGGATTACGGGTGATCCAAGAACGAGAATTGAAGATACATGAGATCACAACTGATTCTCTTCTGGTAGTGCAAGCAGTCGCCAACCCAGCTGAGGATTTCAGTTATACAGGTGCAATTGTATAGGATATCAAGAGGTTATTGGACGGACAACATAAAATCAATATGAGTCATGTTCGTCGATCGGAGAATGTTGTTGCATACAACCTTGCTTCTTTTGCTATTTTTTTTCTCAATTCCCTTTTGTTTGGGGTCCTGGGAATTTTTCTTTTTGGTTGATAGACCTTGTAATGAACGATGTTACTACATCATaataaacttacaagttttaccgtaaaaaaaaaaatctgacttaataaaaaaataaaaaaagttcTTTTCCTGTAATTATTTGAATGAATAAAAGAAAAGAAGTTAAGGACAAATTAATGTTTATATGAGGATAATATAATAAGAATCATCttattattagtattattataattatggtTGGAGGAGTCGTTTGTTATAATTGATTCTCGATTTCAAAatgatataaataaataatcggATTTATTATCTctaatatattttgattttaattatatgaaattacacattgtattgaatattcaaagtttttaacATACTGGGTATATCATATTAAATAATCCTATTTTATATAtccaaattaaatataaattaattgaaaGTTAATTACGGAACCATTGGAATATTTTTATTCAACTAACTGAGGACGTGGATATTGCAATTGTATTTGTcatgtcatccaaatatctttcaattctttttttttttacggtGAAAATTCTTATAATTTATTGAACAAGATTAATCAGTCAAAAAGGAAAATCTGCCAACGTGAATCTACCAGCGTGAGGTTCACGCTGGCTCAAGGTGCGCGCGTGAGAAGGCCTACAGCGAGATCAggttgtttttttgtttttttgttttcatttttttaatacttttttaattatatttaattattaaaatgaaATGTACATGGAATGTCTCTGTGGCTGCAGGATgtctatttcttttttttttaatatacttttttaattatattgcaAATCCAATTGACTAAAATGTTGAACGTTGGTTTTTTGAACTTTAATTTAAAGTCtcctatttttttatatattgttgAAACGTAAACGTTCTGTAAAATACCAAAATTTTTCATAGAAAGTATTTGATTAAATGCTtcaaaaaaacattttcatacacCCAACTTGCATTCGTTTCAAatgttttacaaaatatttaatcgatttttagttagattattttgagtttcttcTGCTTAGTTTTAGAacaaaactcgatttaatttttCGGTGTTCGGTTGATTTTTGAACATTTATCTCGTATCTCAagctttaaataaatttttaaaaatgtatatTCACATCCTCTCTAAACTCTAACTCGATCATAACAAGTGGTATTAGAGCGGATTGTTCTTCAAAGATAATTTGAAACTGAATTTGATCTTTAAAATTCGAATTTTCATATTTGGCTAACATATATGCATAGTTGAGATTTCTGTCAGCTTGTAGTAACCGcttttgcgttgcaaactagacttgTAGGTAATCacagcggtataaaatttgTAGCCTGGCCATGCCCGAGAGAAAACAAATTATTCGTTGAAGTCAAGATTATGTGAGTTGCAGCATAAAACAGGACATGGACAAAAGTTGGTGTTTTTGTCAAGAAGTTCAAGGATGTTGCACTCATAAAAAAaagattatattaaaatttcagTTACATATCCTCAAGAAAAATCGGTACACTTGCTCCAAGTTGTATCTATTCTATGATACTTGAGAGTAAAATGTCAGTTAGATATTATATCTTATGTTAGCTTGATTAGCAATTCCCTTGCATTTTTTGAGCGTGCTTAAATGACTAAAAAACACTTtcaatgtttatgaattttggaATTGACAAACATGTTTTGATTTTGTATTGGTTGAAATTTATGAGTTCGAGTTGCTTATTCTTGTTGAAACTAGATGTTGATTCATGTATTCATATGTTGGATATTTTTGTGTTATTAATTGTGCATtgcatattttgaaaatattactttttttgaaaatatttacatTGATTACTCATCTCTCTACTTTTATCAATTCaaactttcaaaaatttaagaGGATAGCTAATATGTTAGACAAAATCCtttttatccaagttttgtgatcgtAAAAATTGAGGAGATTGTTGGGTTGCCAAAACGctagcaatcttgattttgatgatatcaaattttttttgttttatttctaacatatttactcaagtgtatAGTTTCAAGATGTCAAGTTGAGATATTTGACAAGATGAAACTTAAATGAAGTCAAGTTGAAAATCTGACGAGGTCCAATATTTTGATAATATCTCACAAACTAATGATTCAAATTTCTAATGACCAAAACGGTTGGAAAGCCAATTCAATTCTAGAAATAATAATCTGGACGGTCAAGTGAAATTGGATGTTATCGAGATGAAATGGCGGTTGCAAAATCCGACCAGCCAAATATCCTTGAGCCGGACGACTCGATAGACCAACTCTGTATTTTGgccatatctctcagctcaatTATCATAATGGAACGATTCAGAATGCATTGGAAATATACGACAATTATCTACAAAAAATATTGAAGGTTGAAGTCCGAATCGAAGCATAAGaagctgataaatgacgataaAATTGCTGGTCTGCAACACGGATACTACTTCCATTTGAAAATGAGTAGTATTAGTGTTTTGAGTATATCCCCGAGTATGAACTCCAAATTGAGGGACTCTTGACTCTATGGAAAACCAAGAAAAAGAGTTACAAATTTCATGTTTATTACGTCACCCATAATCAACGAATCAAGAATTATGATAATCGGACCAGACCATACGTATTCAACCATTTTTCTCATCCAACCGGTTAGATGTATTCAATTGTTTGCTCATCCGACCGGTTCATTCATTCAACAGTTTGCTCCAGGAACCGAACCTTACTAGCAACCTACCAGAAAGTCAAATATGATCGTTTCAATATCAGAAATAATACAAAACATTTCTTAACGATCATATTCTCGTGTTTAATGTATATATCACTCTTGGAGAACACatatacaacatcttgaagaatgCAAATTTTTGAAGATGATATAAAGCATGAGCAACCTACATGAAGAAATTAgataaaatgagagaaaactcaagaagaAGAGTCTAAATAGATATATTATCTTAGTGAGATATTTCCCCTTTTGTGTGAGGAAACATTCAAGAGTATATACATTGTAAGGAATTAATTTTTTCACACACAGAGTCACTCATATACACAAGAAAGATGAGattcaaagtttagttgagtgataatgcacaaagacattaaaaattatttttgtaatCTTGGCACAAAAGCCGCTAAACATTTTGTAGATTATGAGGTTGCGATCTATAATTGAGAGTATGCTTGGAGTTTCGATTCGGCAAATAATAAGTCCTAAATCAATGAGCATGCACAAAgaattgtataaatcaaagtctcctGGTGAAATACTTACGGCAACGGAAGAAGGGGAGATGTAGAAAGAATGACCTTCGAACTCCCATAAACAAATCCATGCCTTTTTCTTTTAttgcatttattttttgttgttattttttttatttagatttttgaaatattttatgtattCTTTAAAATACTAAAGCTTTGCATACAAAGTATTTGATAAAATACTTTAACAAAACCTTTTCATACATCTTGGATTCTTTTCAAatgtttcataaaatatttaaatcggTTTTTAAagagattattttgagtttcttcCACTTTGTTTTAgaatcaaactcgatttaaatTCTTAGTGCTCgatttatttttgaatatttcaaGAAGGAGCTATTATAGCTCA
Coding sequences:
- the LOC140839455 gene encoding E3 ubiquitin protein ligase RIE1-like, with protein sequence MNQEYRRFFVGGDDVRPTRNSIATSFTHLFTRTATDSDQHRILVDNELEIYIIDDDGIGEDDDLAAQNSRDYGHSKPFLFLDMVWNLAFVLVSVFVILTTIQERPCTPLRLWISGYALQCILHMGFVWAEYQRRSIDDDFGGFQDFHFYGMFPFTSLRHNRIIQKLESVSTVLSSIWWVFGFYWIVMGGQLLLQDSPRLYWLLVVFLAFDIFFLIFCIAVACIVFLVLFCCFPILAAVAYTMTIGDGASENDIRSLPKYLYSHQNHTFENERKQVQLTPLSSHSNSMAELVLPLEDSECCICLYKYIDGVELCSLPCNHHFHHKCIAKWLRINATCPLCKLNILRGDLLV
- the LOC140839456 gene encoding large ribosomal subunit protein cL37 alpha-like, with amino-acid sequence MALLFTTPLFCPTYSSSTTSAPVAHPFFCFGNNFIAKHPKPSVGYTIRASLVSKSRGALIVKASSDVDGTGASAPDSPTHSDTNETVPVENLPLESKIQMNLEQKMKMKIAKKIRLRRKRLLRKRHLRKMGRWPPSKLKKNKNV